From Candidatus Zixiibacteriota bacterium:
GAAAAGCAAGCGGCGGTCAGATCGAAACGCGCAGGCTGTAGAAGTTTGTTTCGCTGATGAGAGATGATCCTTTGTCGTAGCGGCCATAGTCAAAGGCGACATCAAAACCGCTGTCCACCCAGCGCACCAACCGGCTGTTGGGATCGATGTGACTGCGACGGGCAAGCCAGGCGATGATTCCGCCGGCGCGCAGGCCGAGGCCGTAGGTGTAGGTGTCAGTTTGGCCGTCATCGTCATTGTACTTGCCGCCGCGGATGAACAGGCTGCCGAGAACGCCGAATTCGGCGCCGAATTTCTTGATGGTGGCGGCGTCGCTGCCGACCAGATCCTTCTGCCACTCATGGACCAGCAGGAGCGATGCGATTGAGGCGCGGCCGCTGGCGGCGCCAAGTTTCAGAGCGATGCCGGTGCGGCTCAATTTCGGAAGGGGGTCTTCCTGCGCGGCATCGGGATATTCGATATCATCTCCGTTGTTAGCGCGGACGTAGGCGAAGGAAGGCGTAAAATCGTAGTTGACCGCGCGGTTCGGTGCGGGAGTTGTCCCGACGAGGTCGACGATTGGCAACTCGACGGCGACGGCGTAGTCGGAGGCATTCGCCTTTCCGACGATGTCATAACCTTCGGGGCCGAGATAGGACCGAATACGTTTGTGAGTGAAGCCGAGTCCGATGCGGGCGTAGTACTCGAGAGCGCCGGCGACTGTGAACAAATCAGCTTTGTCATAAAAGTCCTCTTCCCCAACGCCGGTTGAACCCGGCACTCCACGAGGACCTTCCAAGTAATCGAGTTTGAGGCGCGAGTAGCCGAGGGCGAGGGCGACGCGCGGCTGATTCGGCCCGTCGGGGTCGCCGAATTCGACGGCATAGCCGCCGCTGACTGCAAACGTGGTCAAGTTGAGGCCGCCGCCAATGACATTGGGCAACCAGTTTGTAGCGATCGGAGCAGAGAAGCCGGCGTTACGCTGCAGGTGAAAGAGACCGAGGGCGGCGGGATTGTAGAGCCCGGATTCTTCATCAACGAGATTAACGGTGGCAGCACCCATGCCGACGGCGCGGGCGGAGTTGACGATGCCGAGAAATAGTACTCCGGCATCGGTCGCGTCGCCTGCGCCGGCGGCAGTTGAGGTTGACTGGACAGCGGGCGCGGTTTGCACGGTGGAGAAAACGAACATTGCGGCGAGGACAGCCACCAAAGCCGGACGAATGGTGATGCGCATTCTTCCATCCCTTTCTGTTAGTTGCGCTGATTTATGTGACAATCAGAGAGCCCACGAAGATTATACAAATAATCGGACTTCGGAGCCCACGATCGCGCCAAAAAACTTGACGGTGTCGCTGCTTCCCTATTGGAAGAATTCGACCTGGCCGGTTTCGAGGGAGTATTCGGCACCGACGACGAGGAGGCCGTCGCGGCGGATCAGATCCACGATGATGTCCGAGCCGTGCCGCAGTTGCTTGACCGAGGCTTCGATATTAGCGCGAACGGCGCGGCGCACGAGTTCGGCGCGCGGGAGACCGGCGGATTCGGCGAGAACTTTCTCCACCGAGGGACGGACGCGGTCGACGATTGAGAGAAGATTGCGGGATGGATTTGGCGCGGGTTGTTGGAGTTCGTCGAGGGTGGCATTGATGGCGCCGCAGTTCGAATGGCCGAGCACGACGACGAGCCGCGTGCCGAATTTGGCGGCGGCGAATTCGACGCTGCCGATCAGCGAGGGGGCGATGATGTTGCCGGCGACGCGGATGACGAAGAGGTCGCCGAGGCCTTGATCGAAGATGATTTCGACCGGCACGCGCGAGTCGGAACAACCGAGGATGACGGCGAACGGTTCCTGTCCGGCGGCCAATTCGCTGCGGCGGGCGAGGTTGGCGAGGCGTTCGGTGCGCAGGTTGCCGGTGATGAAGCGGCGATTGCCGTCGCGCAAATATTGTAGGGCTTCGGTGGCTGTCGTCACGTTCTCTCCCCGATCAGAGTTCAAGGTTGATCATGCGGGAATGTGGCGCTTAAGGCAAGGAAATTGAGAAGGGGCCTCAAATCCCTCCCGAAAGCCCGACGAGCGGTAGAATCGTGGCGTTCGGAGGGTTGAAGATATTTCGTGACGTGGAAGCGGTCGGGAGTTGACCTACGGGGTGGGCAAGCCGATTGATGAACTCACGTGAGGAAAGGCGACGGAGAAAATTCTGCGGCAATCGCTGGATTCAATGCCAGTAACGCGCGAGCCCCGGTGAACCGGGGATCGCGCAGTACAATTCCGAATCAGCCAATCGACGTTTATTTTGCCCCGTACTCCGAGTCTGTTCCAGCGCCAGACTGACTCGCCAACTTCTCGACGAGGGACTGGAGTCGTGCCAGTTCGCCGCGGAGGCCATTGAGTTCATCGATCTGCTTCTGTTGCTCTCTGATGGCCTCAACCAGCACCGGCGTAAGCCGTCCGTAGTCAACCGACTTGAAGCCATCCGCGTCGGTCATGACCATTTCCGGAAAGAGCAACTCAATTTCCTGGGCGATAAAGCCAATCTGCCGACGGTCATCGAATTTCCGATCCGGGTACTCAGCCTGCTTCCAGAGGTAGCTGACGCCGCGCAACTGCATCACCTTGTCCAAGGCGTTGGACAATCCGTGAACATCGGTTTTGAAGCGTTCATCGGAGCAGGCCCCGATTGTGCCGGTGTAGCAGATGTTTCCAGCGACATGAAGATCGGTCGAGGGGCTGGAGGTCCCGATGCCCACTTCGCCGGTGGGCTTAATGAAGATTGCCTGGTTATTATTTCCGTAGATAGCG
This genomic window contains:
- a CDS encoding carbonic anhydrase; this encodes MTTATEALQYLRDGNRRFITGNLRTERLANLARRSELAAGQEPFAVILGCSDSRVPVEIIFDQGLGDLFVIRVAGNIIAPSLIGSVEFAAAKFGTRLVVVLGHSNCGAINATLDELQQPAPNPSRNLLSIVDRVRPSVEKVLAESAGLPRAELVRRAVRANIEASVKQLRHGSDIIVDLIRRDGLLVVGAEYSLETGQVEFFQ